TTTACGAGTGCACTTtattgagtaaaataaaaaggtCAGGTCTATTCGGCAAGTCGGGTTGATTTTGGATCGAATCTTTCTGGATtggatcaattcaaaatttaaaatgtcagGGTCATTTTTGTTAAGTCAATTTCAGATTGGGTTTGAGTCATTTTTGGGTGTGGTTGGATGGGTTCATGTTGTTGACTTTTTATGGTCAAATCGGGTTTGGGTTTGGTTTTGGTTTAGGTTGATCGGATGGAGTTTTTGAGATGGGATACAATTGACATGTCTACTTTGcacctctttcttttttcagaTTCGTTTTTAGCTGCCACTCTTGAACTTCAGCGTATATATGGGAAGGATGAAATGAAACAATTGTCATAAAacaaccattttcatttgcaaGGTAGGGTTAATCTCTGTTTTGTGAATATGAAGGAAGTGACTTTTTACGAGACTTTATGCTTGTTAATGGTGACAGCGCCGGGcgtggggtttttttttttttttaatttacggGGGTAGGGATTATGTTAAAAAGTAGGGAGTTAATGCCTGAAAGAGAGATACTTGTTATTTGTGTATTTGCTTGTATCTCTGCAAACATGTAGTCGGATATTAATTCAAGAGATAGAGATGAAATCTAAATTTTGCACCTTTGGTGGACTAAAGGAGGAACGGAGGAAACTACCTGTCTTTATGCATTGTTTGCTTCTTTGAAGTACTTTTTATTAGGGTTTGATTAATTATGTGTACTGGTTTGAGCGAATTACTTGGCCAGCTTGGACAAAGATAATTTTCCTTTTGTGActtgaatttaaattcaataataaattttttatttgaactttattataaagtattatattgaattggtaagatataatatttaatattttataatatatgaacaaaaaaaatcatcggttcagacttttttttttgtttgtttttggtATTGCACCTTTGGTGAACTAAAGGAGGAAAGGAGGAAATTACCTGTCTTTATGTGTTGTTTGCTTCTTTTCAGTACTATTCTTTTAGGGCTTGATTAATTTCGTGTACTGGTTTGAGCGAATTACTTGGCCAGCTTGGACAaagataatttttctttttttgacttaaattaacattcaataatatatttttatttgaacttcattataaactattttattgaattgatataaatataatattttataatatatgaactAAAAAAATCATCGGGAGTTGAGTTCAGACTTAGTTTTTTGGTATTGACCATGGCCACATCTCAAGTCTCAACCCATGAActgaaatttgataaaaaaaaaagtgatttaaaCTCAATTGAACTCTAACAAGAACATGTTAGAATGCTTACATCTTttataaagtttgaaaattacGAAGAAAATACCGAGCTGGCCCCAAATCCTAGCCCACACACCAAACTCGAAAAACTCCAAAATGACTTTGTTCCAAATCTGTCCTATTGTCATCTCTAATTATGCTCCAATTAATGGATGGCACCGAGCGGTTCTTAGCTTCAACTCCAAATGTCAAAATGGTAGAGGCAACttgcaaaaataattaatttcgcAGGATATCAGGGATCTAACATTTCAGACCGAAAGAGTAATAGATGCAAAATAGATAAGAAGAAATTACAAACTCGAAGAATATAATTACAGTTTTCCCAAATTCAAAGAACTCACTAGAGAAGAAAATATACCCTTCAGAGCTCATCATCGATCGTAGCTCAACCGCAGCAACCTGATTTTGGAGCATTTGCTGCATCCCCTGCTGCCTGATCTTGTTGGTTAATTTTGATTGTGTTTGGCTGCAAAGAGGAAGACAAAGGATAACAGCAATTACaacaatatatatgttttaaaatatgtttaaggGAATGGATTTGCATAATTTCGAGTGAAAGATACAATACCTCAGCCTTGGAGTCACTATCTGCAAGTCTTTGCTTAATGTCCCTGGCTATTGAAAAGAAAACCTCCTCCAcatttaagtttgtttttgcACTCTGCAAGATTGATTGGCTCTTGAGCATATATCAGAAAGATCAACTAAACATAAAAGGGAACTGCAATATCTGCAGTAAAAGTTACATACAGTCTCAAAGAACTTGATGCCATATTCATCAGCGAGAGCTTGGCCCTTCGAAGTAGGGACAGCCTGCAAAAATAAGTTCCTCATCAACTTGACAAGCCTGACATGCTGAAAAATAAGGGTAAACATAAATGGAAGTGAATACAAGCATGCGTGCACGTtggaaagagaagagaaacaAACCCTTTTGCTTTCATCCATGTCAGCCTTATTACCCACCAGAACCTTGTTGACATTATCAGATGCATGTTGTTCAATATTACGAATCCAATTTCTAATGTCTAGGCAAAAAAGTACATTAGTTGAATTGATAAGATCATTATAATGGAGaaagaataaaatttcaagtcaCTATAAAATTTCAAGTCACTGGATAAGGAATATACTTTCAAGTTTCAACCTTACGGGAAGCAGAAAGTTTTGAATAATGATCATTATTGGTGGAAACATTAAACATTTCTAAAGATTCAGAGGTGGATAAGATAAGAACAACTTATGTaagaaatcaaaaagaaaaagggttcaGTAATTACTATTGAAAGATGACTCATCAGTCACATCATAAACAAGCAAAATACCCATAGCTCCACGGTAGTAAGCTGCACGGGAagaaaatataacttaattcgCCTGTTCCAGAAGACAAAAAATTCAGGATGCATTTGGTAGTAGACATCTGAAGCACGAACACCTCCTTGCCCGCCTCAAAGGTGTAAACCAAtacaagtaaaaagaaaaagaaaaaggggcaAGCAACCATGCTTGAGGggtgaaataaagaaaatactaTGTAgaggtaaaattttcaaacagaCTCAGAGATAACATTACTATTGAACACCTTCAATCAAGACTCCAGAAAAATATGAAACTCGGAGCTTCTGTTCTTCGTAATTTTATTTCCAAGTCCTGTCATACAATTCAAGAGTATGACAACATACAGGTTATAGAGTGTGTGAGAGAAAACTGTGGAAGCAGACAAACTCTAAAAATCACAGAGATGAACAGAAATGCAACGACAACCTTGAACCAAAACGGAGCTGTTATTGAATTTGACAATATTAGGGTGAGAACAAACGGTAAGTTACATTATACAATTAACAGGCTCAAGTGAAATGGTGCCAAGTCATGCTATCAAATTATTTCATCAACCAAATAAGCTACAATGCTAGACCATTTATTTCCAGTCAATGACACCTTCAAACCCAAAAACTAACCAGTTGTAATTGTACGAAACCGCTCTTGCCCAGCAGTATCCCAAATTTGGAGTTTGATCCGTTTGCCATCAAGCTCTATAGTCCTGATCTTAAAGTCAATCCTgccaaaataatacattacctTATTAAACGACATGCCTCTTTTTGAAACAATACTTGTAACAATAATAAGACTACTACCATTCAAAAAACACCTACCCGATGGTTGTGATAAAACTTGTAGTAAATGAGCCATCTGAAAAACGCAAAAGGAGGCAACTCTTACCCACACCTGCCAACACAAAAGCATGAGTAAACAGACTATTCACAActcaaattgaaaagaatgtgCCAAAATACCAAGAAAAGCTCCTGTAAAATAAGTAGTTCCTAATTACAGGTAACTACGACTATTCGTAGCAGAGATGGAAATTAAGAAACGGGTCTCAAGCAAATGAACAAGCTACTGACTCcaatcaaatcatcaaaatacTAATTGAGACAGAATACAATATCAAATATATTCCTACGAAAAATGCCATCAGCAATTAGCTTAGATTCACCATAAAAGCAgccattcttttttttttttcccaatcaACCTGGCTAGTACAATAAAATCTCCATACTAAGATAATCTATAAAGCTAAAATGAAGCTTAAGGTAAAGGTCTTTAAATACACATCTaacaaaataaaccaaaaaaaaaaaaatcaaatccttTCAACGAGCGCTaacatttttccaaaaacaGTGTAGATTAACAAGTAGATCGCCTTTCagatcaatatatatatatataagaaatagTTACCGCTGTCGCCGATCAAAAGGAGCTTTATGAGGTAGTCGTAATCGGCTCGAGCTCTTGCAGGTGGAGCAGCCATGGTAATAGAAGAAACTTATCGAATCAATCAAAAATAAAGGAGAAAATTAACAATCCCTAGTCCCCCgccacccccccccccccaaaaaaattcGATGTTAATAatcaaatgtaaaaaaaattaaaaaaaattaaaaaagaaatttgttttttttttaagaaaaattttttttagtgaaATGAAAGGGAAGCAATACCGGGTCAGGGAAAAGAAAGAGTGAGATCTGATGAAAGGAGATGAGAGAAATGAGGAGAAAAGCGTCTTTGGAACGTCAGCACCGGTCGGccgttgaaaattttatttttattattcttcttcttttaaataaagagaaaaaactaaaaaagtgAGACAGTTTATTTGgtggttaaaatttttcataaatccCTATACtatttacaaatttagaatttaattcttatagttttatttttaagaatataatccttttattttatttcaaaaatcaagtggaattgttaatattattatgttttttatatcacattttgaaataaaactaCAGCTAAAAAGAGTACAAGAGAACAAGGACTTAAGGCATCTCTTAACCTTTATTTGGTACATAAGGAATTTGATTTAGCTCCCAACCCTGCTGTTGAGACCTGCCTTGATGCAACGGTCGTCAACGAACAGAAAATAGCTGGTTGAAGCGACTGGCATTtactaaactattaattaaaCGACATCGTTTCATAGATATATGCCATGGAATTGGGTATCCCTAGTCGTTCTCATTCCAAAATATCACCTTAAATATTGTTTAAGCACctaaatatttgtaaatgagTGTTGAAGTCCGTTTTAAacttattcatattattttataaaaatatattaaaaattatgttatttttaatttaatagctaataaaatatatttactaaaattttaaatataaatgattgaacgtattctttttattgtttatattatagtattatattatattttagatttaatttttaaatgatataaatcatgtaatatataaaataaaataaaataaaatattacttaattagaaaatgGTTTGGTTGAGTGAAGCTTGAACCTTAAATGTTGGAGCATAATCctaatctatattttaaatgaaccttttttttttgtccaaacttaTATTTCGAATCTAATATTTTTGTCTAGAACTTTTCAAATATTGGATAAGATTTTGAGCTTGAACAAGTAACCCAATAACTCTAATACTAGTTGGGACAAAATTGGGGCTTCTGTTAGGATCGTTTTTAACTTATCAAAACTCTTTTGACACGCTTTTGATCACAAAAATTTTTCATCCTTTCGCAAAAGTCGAGTCATAGGTGTGGCCAACATTGAGAAACCTTTCACAAATATTCGGTAGTACCCCGCCAACCCTAGGAAACTATGTACTTCGGTTACATTCCTCAATGGATTCCAATCTAAGACAACTTTGATTTTATTAGGATCCACCTTGATACCGTCAACAGAGATAGCATGACCTAAAAAGGTGGCTCCcttaagccaaaattcacatttgttgaatttgacaTACAATCGATTTTCACGAAGGATGTTTCGCTAGAAGGGATTTTTCGCTCTCCATGTGAACTCAAGCTCGCAACGAAGCGATAGTTGCCATAGATTTTCTAATTAGAGCATCGACTACGACATTTACTTTCTTCAGATGGTAGTTAATTGCTAGGTTGTAATCCTTTAATAATTCTATTCAATGTCGCTGACATAAATTCAATTCGTTTTAAGAGAGCAGGTACTTCA
The nucleotide sequence above comes from Gossypium raimondii isolate GPD5lz chromosome 13, ASM2569854v1, whole genome shotgun sequence. Encoded proteins:
- the LOC105773962 gene encoding ras-related protein RABE1c → MAAPPARARADYDYLIKLLLIGDSGVGKSCLLLRFSDGSFTTSFITTIGIDFKIRTIELDGKRIKLQIWDTAGQERFRTITTAYYRGAMGILLVYDVTDESSFNNIRNWIRNIEQHASDNVNKVLVGNKADMDESKRAVPTSKGQALADEYGIKFFETSAKTNLNVEEVFFSIARDIKQRLADSDSKAEPNTIKINQQDQAAGDAANAPKSGCCG